A single genomic interval of Pomacea canaliculata isolate SZHN2017 linkage group LG5, ASM307304v1, whole genome shotgun sequence harbors:
- the LOC112564630 gene encoding glycine-rich cell wall structural protein 1-like, giving the protein MNTPKVAVFLAGFVAIASAQLGGLGSLAPLMMARGGGGEMGAMLPMLMMMGQGGAGGGGAGAGDPMSMMLPMMMSSGMDMTNMMPMMMMMNGMGGGSGGGAGGGINPMTLMMMNRGGMSESMMPMLMMMMMNGGGAGGHGGGGGGMADPMMLPMMMGMSGGGADTMMRMLPLMMMNGGLGGGAGAAADPTAAGAGSAGLLGGGGGLSGGFGAPAI; this is encoded by the exons ATGAACACCCCAAAGGTTGCGGTTTTTCTTGCGGGTTTTGTTGCTATTGCATCTg CCCAGCTTGGAGGCCTAGGATCTCTGGCTCCTCTGATGATGGCCCGAGGTGGAGGTGGTGAGATGGGCGCCATGTTGccaatgttgatgatgatgggacAGGGTGGTGCTGGTGGCGGCGGTGCTGGTGCCGGCGACCCAATGAGCATGATGTTGCCGATGATGATGAGCTCTGGCATGGACATGACCAACATGatgccgatgatgatgatgatgaacggCATGGGAGGCGGCTctggaggaggagcaggaggcgGTATAAACCCCATGacgctgatgatgatgaatcgCGGTGGAATGAGCGAGAGCATGATGCccatgctgatgatgatgatgatgaatggcGGTGGCGCTGGTGGAcatggcggcggcggcggcgggaTGGCCGACCCCATGATGCTCCCGATGATGATGGGCATGAGTGGTGGAGGAGCTGACACCATGATGAGGATGCTGccgctgatgatgatgaacggCGGCTTAGGGGGCGGTGCTGGCGCAGCTGCCGATCCCACTGCAGCTGGAGCGGGATCCGCTGGACTcttgggaggaggaggtggtctGTCTGGTGGCTTTGGAGCACCTGCCATATAA
- the LOC112565074 gene encoding uncharacterized protein LOC112565074 — translation MKVPVLLIFLGICSTALGQGFGGFGDPSILGTGTGPVQAPFSLQNPLSMVMLSSALGIDFHKLIAPAMLAQGGGGTQGHGAIKMMLPMMMSGFDPSAAMMVPLLMNGGGGLTSNPIASMLLGHAVA, via the exons ATGAAGGTTCCAGTTCTCCTGATTTTCCTGGGTATCTGCTCCACAGCTCTGG GTCAAGGTTTCGGAGGATTTGGAGACCCATCAATCTTGGGAACCGGCACAGGTCCAGTACAGGCCCCTTTTTCACTGCAGAACCCGCTTAGCATGGTTATGTTGTCCTCTGCTCTGGGAATCGACTTCCACAAGCTTATTGCCCCGGCCATGTTGGCCCAAGGAGGCGGTGGCACGCAAGGCCACGGAGCGATAAAGATGATGCTTCCAATGATGATGAGCGGATTTGACCCCAGCGCGGCCATGATGGTGCCTCTACTCATGAATGGCGGAGGGGGTCTCACCTCCAACCCCATCGCCTCCATGCTGTTAGGTCACGCGGTAGCGTAA